A window of the Kosakonia sp. BYX6 genome harbors these coding sequences:
- a CDS encoding tetratricopeptide repeat protein: MFKRLLSAITSKNSPEPESPATEPQQNEALIVAYDAYGREMHITRSEWREKVFLPSLQEKWHDAAELYDAILSGLNDGFVADLIPAAERLVEIDDIPERSHTAQGIVLMENGQLDAAENSLRAGIGKVGATGTLLTNLAKVFAGRGEDDRADEILWQAVQADPNQDNGLLWWATIARERGGEAGYLAALNTASALPGSWRAQLWLARHHLENKEVAAARALYEQVLAGGKYDGGALMMISGDLGNNGEIALIGELIAPVYDEHKHDPMAGLNLLRAWQALGNVEEGEKLLARLYALGYAPLKQPLDEFAKAFQQMRQQEAQAVPADPQQLQVSTLALTQPIWHYGLASADWLFTHKPEGAPQVGFFALSKISNGIERTESQREDDIGRLTRAIPLYFAEAVHYWSDYASCCYVQVVEGGGPVVLGGELDGNDLFTIVPPTMKYFVTGEMGYTGEGDVREWQISLSLWNCITREKQATESARVAQPELGALILGLEQRLLAHVGEQREQPQDAFYLRPSTEAMDIYLSELGQAFTLTLVANEKLPRSAIWGERAMLDWPLHMALQWPQTEVSKLMYLSGLGKAFDYKSDVLAEYQQRSLELLRDAETTQSVAAKLAPLVWKIFGMTDEFNAHRQNLPAEANDAYLAWLARVAEK; this comes from the coding sequence ATGTTTAAACGCCTCCTTTCTGCTATCACCAGCAAAAATTCACCTGAACCTGAAAGCCCCGCAACCGAGCCCCAGCAAAACGAAGCGTTGATCGTCGCGTATGACGCGTACGGGCGCGAGATGCATATCACCCGCAGCGAATGGCGTGAAAAAGTGTTCCTGCCTTCGTTACAGGAAAAGTGGCACGATGCCGCCGAACTTTATGATGCGATCCTTTCTGGTCTGAACGATGGCTTTGTCGCCGATCTGATCCCCGCGGCGGAGCGGTTGGTCGAAATCGATGACATCCCGGAACGCAGCCACACCGCGCAGGGCATTGTGTTGATGGAAAACGGTCAGCTAGATGCGGCGGAAAATTCGCTGCGTGCCGGTATCGGTAAAGTCGGAGCGACGGGCACGTTGCTGACCAATCTGGCGAAAGTATTTGCCGGGCGCGGGGAAGACGATCGTGCGGACGAAATTTTGTGGCAGGCTGTGCAGGCGGATCCCAATCAGGACAACGGCTTGCTGTGGTGGGCGACGATTGCGCGTGAGCGCGGCGGCGAGGCCGGTTACCTGGCAGCGTTGAACACCGCTTCGGCATTGCCCGGCAGTTGGCGGGCGCAATTATGGTTAGCACGTCATCATCTGGAAAATAAAGAGGTTGCGGCGGCGCGTGCCTTATATGAACAGGTGCTGGCAGGTGGCAAGTACGACGGCGGCGCGCTGATGATGATTTCCGGCGATCTTGGCAACAATGGCGAGATCGCGCTGATCGGCGAATTGATCGCCCCCGTTTATGACGAACACAAACACGATCCGATGGCCGGCCTCAATTTGCTGCGGGCCTGGCAGGCGCTCGGCAATGTAGAAGAGGGCGAAAAACTGCTCGCGCGCCTCTACGCGCTGGGTTACGCGCCGCTGAAACAGCCTCTTGATGAGTTCGCGAAGGCTTTTCAGCAGATGCGTCAGCAGGAAGCGCAGGCGGTGCCTGCCGATCCGCAGCAGTTGCAAGTCAGTACGCTGGCATTGACCCAACCGATTTGGCACTACGGTTTGGCCAGCGCCGACTGGTTGTTCACCCATAAACCGGAAGGTGCACCGCAAGTCGGTTTCTTCGCGCTGTCTAAGATTTCCAATGGTATTGAGCGCACTGAATCGCAACGTGAAGATGATATCGGGCGGTTGACGCGCGCCATTCCGCTCTATTTTGCCGAAGCGGTGCATTACTGGAGCGATTACGCAAGCTGCTGCTATGTGCAGGTGGTCGAAGGCGGCGGTCCGGTTGTTTTAGGTGGCGAACTGGATGGCAATGACCTGTTCACCATTGTACCGCCGACCATGAAGTATTTTGTCACCGGTGAAATGGGCTATACCGGCGAAGGCGACGTGCGGGAATGGCAGATATCACTCAGCCTCTGGAACTGCATCACCCGCGAAAAACAGGCGACCGAAAGCGCTCGCGTCGCGCAACCGGAACTCGGCGCGTTAATTCTGGGCCTTGAGCAACGACTACTCGCGCATGTCGGCGAACAACGTGAACAGCCGCAGGATGCGTTCTACCTGCGTCCTTCCACGGAAGCGATGGACATTTACCTGAGTGAGCTGGGCCAGGCGTTCACCCTGACGCTGGTCGCCAATGAAAAATTGCCGCGCTCGGCGATTTGGGGCGAACGGGCAATGCTCGACTGGCCGCTGCATATGGCATTGCAATGGCCGCAGACGGAAGTGTCAAAGCTGATGTATCTTTCGGGGCTTGGCAAAGCGTTCGATTACAAATCCGACGTGCTGGCGGAGTACCAACAACGCAGTCTGGAGCTGCTGCGCGATGCCGAAACAACCCAAAGTGTGGCGGCAAAACTCGCGCCGCTGGTGTGGAAGATTTTCGGCATGACGGATGAATTCAACGCGCATCGGCAGAACTTGCCCGCAGAAGCGAACGACGCGTATCTCGCCTGGCTGGCGCGCGTTGCTGAAAAATAA
- a CDS encoding YfgG family protein: MSQATSMRKRHRFDSRMTRIVLLISFLFFFGRFVYSSIGAWYHHQEKNQLQPISQTIDPTAQR; the protein is encoded by the coding sequence GTGAGTCAGGCAACCAGTATGCGAAAACGACATCGATTTGACAGTCGCATGACCCGTATCGTACTTCTTATCAGTTTCCTCTTTTTCTTCGGCCGTTTCGTCTATTCCTCTATTGGTGCCTGGTACCATCACCAGGAAAAAAACCAACTGCAACCTATCAGTCAAACTATCGATCCCACCGCACAACGCTAA
- a CDS encoding EAL domain-containing protein has protein sequence MSFINKYNYYKDKWWALPLIVTPVLYPLFSMANTFTLISGQEVILYYLPMALLIAMMMFYGWVALPGIVIALICHYSSAGPLGVMVKSLHLLFPVLLSWLGYRIFVTRRHKVAYGTAELVSQRVFWQVLCPASIYLIILELGVWLNFYDRPVSESGAMAFNVPMLINYQGLLVGSITGVPFSYLLIRIIRHPRYALSWFSQLRQEVDRKVTRTEMVVWLGIITIILLLLLRPLNKNSTIFSTNYTLSLLLPVMLWGSMRYGFRFMSFIWTPILIVSIHFFYRYLPLFPAWDVQLAIASSSYLVFSFIILAMAVMATRQRLVHDRARRLAFIDPVANMPNLRALSRALADAPWSVLCFLRIPELELLGRNYGVLLRIQYKQRMASWLKPLLSPEESVYQLSGHDLVIRLNTQSHQTRIEELDARVKQFRFVWDDMPLQPQVGLSYCYVRSPVKHLYLLLGEMSTIADLSLATNHPENLQNRGAANLQRSLKSKVDVMNRLQLALEQDHFELMAQLIYGVRGDDYYEILLRMREENGASISPDEFLPVAHEFGLSSRIDMWVIEHVLGFMAQHREALPAQRFSINLSPASICRTHFAQEVRRLLDKYAVEAWQLIFEITESNTLTNLQQANHTLAQLQQMGCRVAIDDFGTGYASYARLKTVNADILKIDGSFIRNIVSNSLDYQIVASICHLARMKKMLVVAEYVESEEIRSAAIALGIDYLQGYLIGKPAPLERLVAQA, from the coding sequence ATGTCATTTATAAATAAGTACAATTACTACAAAGACAAATGGTGGGCTTTGCCGCTCATCGTGACGCCTGTTTTGTATCCACTGTTTAGCATGGCTAATACGTTTACCCTTATTTCCGGGCAGGAAGTCATTCTTTATTACCTGCCGATGGCGTTATTGATTGCCATGATGATGTTTTATGGCTGGGTGGCGTTGCCGGGCATTGTTATTGCGCTGATTTGCCATTACAGCTCCGCCGGGCCGCTGGGTGTGATGGTGAAAAGCCTGCATCTGCTGTTTCCTGTATTACTCAGTTGGCTGGGTTATCGCATTTTTGTCACGCGGCGGCATAAAGTGGCGTATGGCACGGCGGAACTGGTTTCCCAGCGCGTCTTCTGGCAGGTGCTTTGTCCCGCCTCCATCTATCTGATCATCCTTGAACTCGGCGTCTGGCTGAATTTTTACGATCGCCCGGTAAGCGAAAGCGGGGCGATGGCGTTCAATGTTCCGATGCTCATCAACTATCAGGGGCTGCTGGTGGGTTCTATCACCGGCGTTCCTTTTAGTTATTTATTGATACGGATTATTCGCCACCCGCGCTATGCGCTCTCGTGGTTCTCGCAGTTGCGCCAGGAAGTGGACCGCAAAGTCACGCGCACCGAGATGGTGGTCTGGCTTGGCATTATCACCATCATCCTGCTGCTATTGCTGCGACCGCTGAATAAAAACAGCACCATTTTCAGTACTAACTACACGCTCTCTCTGCTGCTGCCAGTAATGCTGTGGGGGTCGATGCGTTACGGCTTCCGCTTTATGTCGTTTATCTGGACGCCGATTCTGATCGTCTCCATTCACTTTTTTTACCGTTATTTGCCGCTTTTCCCCGCGTGGGATGTGCAACTGGCAATAGCTTCCTCAAGCTATCTGGTGTTCTCGTTTATCATTCTGGCGATGGCAGTAATGGCGACCCGGCAGCGGCTGGTGCACGATCGCGCCCGTCGGCTGGCGTTTATCGATCCTGTCGCCAATATGCCGAACCTGCGCGCGCTGAGCCGGGCGTTGGCTGATGCGCCCTGGTCGGTGCTCTGCTTTTTACGCATACCGGAACTGGAACTGTTAGGGCGAAATTACGGTGTTTTACTGCGCATTCAGTACAAACAACGCATGGCAAGCTGGCTCAAACCTTTGCTGTCGCCGGAAGAGAGCGTGTATCAGCTTTCCGGTCACGATCTGGTGATTCGGCTGAACACGCAGTCTCACCAGACGCGCATTGAAGAACTGGATGCGCGCGTGAAACAGTTCCGCTTTGTCTGGGACGACATGCCGCTGCAACCGCAGGTCGGGCTAAGTTATTGCTATGTGCGCTCGCCGGTTAAACATCTCTACTTGCTGCTGGGCGAAATGAGCACCATTGCGGATCTCTCACTTGCAACCAACCACCCGGAAAACCTGCAAAACCGGGGCGCGGCGAATTTACAGCGCAGCCTGAAAAGCAAAGTGGATGTGATGAACCGCCTGCAACTGGCGCTGGAGCAAGACCATTTTGAATTGATGGCGCAGCTGATTTACGGGGTGCGCGGCGATGACTACTACGAGATCCTGCTGCGCATGCGCGAAGAGAATGGCGCCAGTATCAGCCCGGACGAGTTTTTGCCGGTGGCGCATGAGTTTGGTTTGTCATCGCGCATCGATATGTGGGTTATCGAACATGTGTTGGGGTTTATGGCGCAACACCGCGAGGCGTTACCGGCCCAGCGTTTTTCCATTAACCTCTCCCCGGCATCGATTTGTCGCACGCATTTCGCCCAGGAAGTGCGCCGCTTATTGGACAAATACGCGGTCGAAGCCTGGCAATTAATTTTCGAAATCACGGAAAGCAACACTCTGACCAACTTGCAGCAGGCAAACCACACGCTGGCACAATTGCAACAGATGGGTTGCCGGGTGGCGATTGATGACTTTGGCACCGGTTATGCCAGCTATGCACGGTTAAAAACCGTGAATGCCGATATCCTGAAAATCGATGGCAGCTTTATTCGCAATATTGTTTCTAACAGCCTGGATTACCAGATTGTGGCGTCGATTTGCCATCTGGCGCGAATGAAGAAAATGCTGGTGGTGGCGGAATATGTTGAAAGTGAAGAGATACGCAGCGCGGCGATCGCGCTGGGTATCGATTATTTGCAGGGCTATCTGATTGGTAAGCCTGCGCCGTTAGAGCGGCTCGTCGCGCAGGCGTAA
- the ppx gene encoding exopolyphosphatase, translating into MPIQEKMPRPEEFAAVDLGSNSFHMVIARVVDGAMQIIGRLKQRVHLADGLDSNNMLSEEAMERGLACLSLFAERLQGFEPSSVCIVGTHTLRQALNAPEFLKRAEKVIPYPIEIIPGNEEARLIFMGVEHTQPEKGRKLVIDIGGGSTELVIGEDFEPKLVESRRMGCVSFAQMYFMGDTINGENFRRARMAATQKLESLAWQFRIQGWNVAMGASGSIKAVYEVLIASGEKDGLITPDRLEKLVAEVLKYKSFSELSLPGLSEERKAVFVPGLAILCGVFDALAIRELRLSDGALREGVLYEMEGRFRHQDIRSRTAQSLASQYNIDREQARRVLETTTLMYDQWQAQNPKLSNPQLAALLKWAAMLHEVGLNINHSGMHRHSAYILQNSDLPGFNQEQQLMMATLVRYHRKAIKLDEIPRFTLFKKKQFLPLVQILRLGVLLNNQRQATTTPPTLRLKTDDNHWTLSFPHDWFSQNALVLLDLEKEQEYWEAVTGWRLKIEEEQSPDVAA; encoded by the coding sequence ATGCCGATACAAGAAAAGATGCCACGACCGGAAGAGTTTGCCGCGGTCGACCTGGGTTCCAATAGTTTCCACATGGTGATTGCACGTGTGGTCGACGGGGCGATGCAAATCATCGGCCGTCTTAAGCAACGCGTCCACCTGGCTGATGGGTTGGACAGCAACAATATGCTGAGTGAAGAGGCGATGGAACGCGGGCTGGCTTGCCTGTCGCTTTTCGCCGAGCGGCTGCAAGGCTTTGAGCCATCAAGCGTGTGCATTGTGGGGACACACACGCTGCGCCAGGCGTTAAACGCGCCAGAGTTTCTCAAACGCGCAGAAAAAGTGATCCCCTATCCGATTGAAATCATTCCTGGCAATGAGGAAGCGCGCCTGATTTTTATGGGCGTGGAACACACGCAGCCGGAAAAAGGCCGCAAGCTGGTGATTGATATCGGCGGCGGTTCAACGGAACTGGTGATCGGCGAAGATTTCGAACCGAAGCTGGTTGAAAGCCGCCGTATGGGCTGCGTCAGCTTCGCGCAGATGTACTTTATGGGCGACACCATCAACGGCGAAAACTTCCGCCGTGCGCGCATGGCGGCGACGCAAAAGCTGGAGTCCCTTGCCTGGCAGTTCCGCATTCAGGGCTGGAACGTGGCGATGGGCGCCTCCGGCAGTATCAAAGCGGTGTATGAAGTGCTGATCGCCTCCGGCGAGAAAGATGGCCTTATCACCCCGGATCGGCTGGAAAAACTGGTCGCAGAAGTGCTGAAGTACAAAAGCTTCAGCGAACTGAGCCTGCCAGGACTTTCCGAGGAACGCAAAGCGGTGTTTGTGCCGGGTTTGGCTATCCTTTGCGGCGTGTTCGATGCACTGGCGATTCGCGAGCTGCGTCTTTCCGACGGTGCATTGCGCGAAGGCGTGCTGTACGAAATGGAAGGCCGTTTCCGCCATCAGGACATTCGCAGCCGCACCGCGCAAAGCCTGGCCAGCCAGTACAACATCGACCGCGAACAGGCGCGTCGCGTACTGGAAACCACCACGCTGATGTACGATCAGTGGCAAGCGCAAAACCCCAAGCTGAGTAATCCGCAATTGGCGGCGCTGCTCAAATGGGCAGCGATGCTGCACGAAGTGGGGTTGAACATTAACCACAGCGGGATGCACCGCCATTCGGCGTATATTCTGCAAAACAGCGATTTGCCCGGTTTTAATCAGGAGCAGCAACTGATGATGGCAACCTTAGTACGTTACCATCGTAAGGCTATCAAGCTCGATGAGATCCCGCGGTTTACGCTGTTTAAAAAGAAGCAGTTCTTGCCGCTGGTGCAGATTCTACGTTTGGGCGTGTTGCTGAATAACCAGCGCCAGGCGACCACCACGCCGCCGACGCTGCGCCTGAAAACCGATGACAACCACTGGACGCTCAGCTTCCCGCACGACTGGTTTAGCCAGAACGCGCTGGTGTTGCTGGATCTGGAAAAAGAGCAGGAATACTGGGAAGCGGTTACCGGCTGGCGATTGAAAATCGAAGAAGAGCAATCCCCGGACGTAGCGGCCTGA
- the ppk1 gene encoding polyphosphate kinase 1: protein MGQEKLYLEKELSWLCFNERVLQEAADKSNPLIERMRFLGIYSNNLDEFYKVRFAELKRRLIISEEQGVATNSRHLLGKIQSRVLKADQEFDGLYNDLLLEMARNQIFLINERQLSQNQQSWLRSYFKQYLRQHITPTLINRETNLVRFLKDDYTYLAVEIIRGDDTRYALLEIPSDKVPRFVNLPPETPRRRKPMILLDNILRYCLDDIFKGFFDYDTLNAYSMKMTRDAEYDLVHEMESSLMELMSSSLKQRLTAEPVRFVYQRDMPDAMVEMLREKLTISRYDSIIPGGRYHNFKDFIGFPNVGKANLVNKPLPRLRHVWFDKFRNGFDAIRERDVLLYYPYHTFEHVLELLRQASFDPNVLAIKINIYRVAKDSRIIDSMIHAAHNGKKVTVVVELQARFDEEANIHWAKRLTEAGAQVIFSAPGLKIHAKLFLISRMEGEEIVRYAHIGTGNFNEKTARIYTDYSLITADARITNEVRRVFNFIENPYRPVNFEYLLVSPQNSRRLLYDMIDAEIANAQNGQPSGITLKLNNLVDKSLVDRLYAASSSGVPVNLLVRGMCSLIPDLEGISENIRVISIVDRYLEHDRIYIFENGGDKRVYLSSADWMTRNIDYRIEVAAPLLDPRLKQRVLDIIELLFSDTVKARYIDKELSNRYVPRGNRRKVRAQLAIYDYIKSLEQPD from the coding sequence ATGGGTCAGGAAAAGTTATATCTCGAAAAAGAACTAAGCTGGTTGTGCTTTAACGAACGCGTTTTACAAGAAGCGGCGGACAAGAGTAATCCTCTTATCGAACGTATGCGTTTTTTGGGGATCTATTCCAATAACCTTGATGAATTCTACAAAGTCCGTTTCGCGGAACTTAAACGTCGGCTGATCATCAGCGAAGAGCAAGGTGTTGCCACCAATTCACGTCATCTGCTGGGAAAAATTCAGTCTCGCGTACTGAAGGCCGATCAGGAGTTCGACGGTCTGTATAACGATCTGCTGCTGGAGATGGCGCGTAATCAAATCTTTCTGATTAACGAACGCCAGCTTTCCCAGAATCAACAAAGCTGGCTGCGTAGCTACTTCAAACAATATCTTCGCCAGCACATCACGCCGACATTGATTAACCGCGAAACCAACCTGGTGCGTTTCTTAAAAGATGATTACACCTATCTGGCGGTGGAAATCATTCGCGGCGACGATACGCGTTACGCCCTGCTTGAGATCCCATCGGACAAAGTGCCGCGCTTCGTCAACCTGCCACCGGAAACACCGCGCCGCCGCAAGCCAATGATCCTGCTGGATAACATTCTGCGTTACTGCCTGGATGATATCTTCAAAGGCTTCTTTGATTACGACACGCTGAACGCCTACTCGATGAAAATGACCCGTGACGCCGAATATGATCTGGTGCACGAGATGGAATCGAGCCTGATGGAGCTGATGTCATCAAGCCTGAAACAGCGTTTGACCGCCGAGCCGGTGCGTTTTGTTTACCAGCGCGATATGCCGGACGCGATGGTCGAAATGCTGCGCGAAAAGCTGACCATCTCCCGCTACGACTCGATCATTCCCGGCGGGCGTTACCATAACTTCAAAGACTTTATCGGCTTCCCGAATGTCGGCAAAGCCAACCTGGTCAACAAGCCGCTGCCGCGTTTGCGCCACGTTTGGTTTGATAAATTCCGCAACGGTTTCGACGCCATCCGCGAACGCGATGTGCTGCTCTACTACCCATATCACACATTCGAGCATGTCCTTGAATTGCTACGACAGGCATCGTTCGACCCGAACGTGCTGGCCATCAAAATCAATATTTACCGCGTGGCGAAAGATTCGCGCATTATCGATTCGATGATCCACGCCGCGCACAATGGCAAAAAAGTCACCGTGGTGGTGGAGTTGCAGGCGCGCTTTGATGAAGAAGCCAATATTCACTGGGCGAAACGGCTGACAGAAGCTGGTGCGCAAGTGATCTTCTCCGCGCCAGGTTTGAAAATTCACGCCAAGCTGTTCCTCATCTCACGCATGGAAGGCGAGGAAATCGTGCGCTACGCGCACATTGGTACCGGCAACTTCAACGAGAAAACCGCGCGGATCTACACCGACTATTCGCTGATTACCGCCGATGCGCGCATCACCAATGAAGTGCGCCGGGTGTTCAACTTTATCGAAAACCCCTATCGCCCGGTGAATTTCGAATACCTGCTGGTGTCACCGCAAAACTCGCGTCGTTTGCTGTATGACATGATCGATGCCGAGATTGCCAACGCGCAAAACGGTCAGCCATCCGGCATTACGCTGAAGCTGAACAACCTCGTGGATAAAAGCCTGGTGGATCGCCTGTACGCCGCCTCCAGTTCCGGCGTGCCGGTGAATCTGCTGGTGCGCGGCATGTGCTCGCTGATCCCGGATTTAGAAGGCATCAGTGAAAATATTCGCGTCATCAGCATCGTTGACCGTTATCTTGAGCACGATCGCATCTATATTTTTGAGAACGGCGGCGACAAGCGAGTCTATCTCTCGTCCGCTGACTGGATGACGCGAAATATTGATTACCGTATCGAAGTGGCGGCCCCACTGCTTGATCCGCGGCTTAAACAGCGCGTTCTGGATATCATTGAGCTGCTGTTCAGTGATACCGTGAAGGCCCGATACATCGATAAAGAACTGAGCAATCGTTATGTGCCGCGCGGCAATCGCCGTAAAGTGCGGGCGCAACTGGCGATTTACGACTACATCAAATCACTCGAACAACCCGATTAA
- the purN gene encoding phosphoribosylglycinamide formyltransferase, protein MKNIVVLISGNGSNLQAIIDACKQKKINGTLRAVFSNKADAFGLERAREANIPAHALSAEQFASRDAFDRELMLEIDAYAPDLVVLAGYMRILSPAFVAHYAGRLLNIHPSLLPKYPGLHTHRQVLENGDEEHGTSVHFVTDELDGGPVILQAKVPVFDGDTEDEVTERVQAQEHAIYPLVVSWFVEGRLTMKENSAWLDGVCLPPEGYAADES, encoded by the coding sequence ATGAAAAACATTGTGGTGCTGATTTCCGGTAACGGCAGTAATTTGCAGGCGATTATTGATGCCTGCAAACAGAAGAAAATCAACGGCACCCTGCGGGCAGTCTTCAGTAACAAGGCCGATGCTTTCGGCCTTGAGCGTGCGCGGGAAGCCAACATTCCCGCTCATGCGCTGAGTGCCGAACAGTTCGCCAGCCGCGATGCGTTCGACCGTGAATTGATGCTGGAAATTGACGCCTACGCCCCGGATTTGGTGGTGCTGGCGGGTTACATGCGCATCCTCAGCCCGGCGTTTGTAGCGCATTATGCCGGTCGCCTGTTGAATATCCACCCTTCCCTGTTACCGAAATATCCCGGTTTGCATACCCATCGCCAGGTGCTGGAAAACGGCGACGAAGAGCACGGCACCAGCGTGCACTTTGTCACGGATGAGCTGGACGGCGGCCCGGTGATTTTGCAGGCGAAAGTGCCGGTGTTTGATGGCGATACGGAAGACGAAGTGACCGAACGCGTGCAGGCGCAGGAACACGCCATTTACCCGCTGGTGGTGAGTTGGTTTGTTGAAGGTCGCTTGACCATGAAAGAGAACAGCGCCTGGCTGGATGGGGTTTGTTTACCCCCCGAAGGCTATGCCGCCGACGAATCATAA
- the purM gene encoding phosphoribosylformylglycinamidine cyclo-ligase, producing MTDKTSLSYKDAGVDIDAGNALVDRIKGVVKKTRRPEVMGGLGGFGALCALPQKYREPVLVSGTDGVGTKLRLAMDLQRHDTIGIDLVAMCVNDLVVQGAEPLFFLDYYATGKLDVDTAASVINGIAEGCLQSGCALVGGETAEMPGMYHGDDYDVAGFCVGVVEKSEIIDGTKVADGDVLVALASSGPHSNGYSLVRKVLEVSGADPLTTQLEGKPLADHLLEPTRIYVKSVLELIANVDVHAIAHLTGGGFWENIPRVLPDNTQAVIDESSWQWPAVFNWLQNAGNVSRHEMYRTFNCGVGMVIALPAQEADKAIDFLNTKGENAWKIGIIKASDSSERVVIE from the coding sequence GTGACCGATAAAACCTCTCTCAGCTATAAAGATGCCGGTGTTGATATTGACGCGGGCAATGCTCTGGTTGACCGAATCAAAGGCGTGGTGAAGAAGACCCGCCGTCCGGAAGTGATGGGCGGTCTGGGCGGCTTCGGTGCGCTGTGCGCGCTGCCGCAAAAATATCGTGAGCCAGTACTGGTTTCCGGCACTGACGGCGTAGGCACCAAACTGCGTCTGGCAATGGATCTGCAACGTCACGACACCATCGGCATCGACCTGGTGGCCATGTGCGTTAACGACCTGGTGGTACAAGGCGCTGAGCCGCTGTTCTTCCTCGACTATTACGCGACCGGCAAGCTGGATGTTGATACCGCAGCAAGCGTCATTAACGGCATTGCCGAAGGCTGCTTGCAATCTGGCTGTGCGCTGGTTGGCGGCGAAACGGCGGAAATGCCGGGGATGTATCACGGCGATGATTACGACGTGGCCGGTTTCTGCGTCGGCGTGGTAGAAAAATCAGAAATCATCGATGGCACCAAAGTGGCTGACGGTGATGTGCTGGTGGCGCTGGCCTCCAGCGGCCCACACTCCAATGGCTATTCGCTGGTGCGTAAAGTCCTCGAAGTGAGCGGCGCCGACCCGCTAACCACGCAACTGGAAGGCAAACCCCTCGCTGACCATCTGCTGGAACCCACCCGCATTTATGTGAAATCTGTGCTTGAGCTGATTGCGAATGTCGACGTGCATGCCATCGCTCACCTGACCGGCGGCGGTTTCTGGGAAAACATCCCGCGCGTGCTGCCAGACAACACGCAAGCAGTGATTGATGAATCCTCCTGGCAGTGGCCGGCCGTCTTTAACTGGCTGCAAAACGCCGGGAATGTCAGCCGCCATGAGATGTACCGCACCTTCAACTGCGGCGTCGGGATGGTTATCGCTCTTCCCGCGCAAGAAGCGGATAAAGCCATTGATTTCCTGAATACCAAAGGTGAAAACGCGTGGAAAATCGGTATTATCAAAGCATCCGATTCCAGTGAGCGTGTGGTCATTGAATGA
- the upp gene encoding uracil phosphoribosyltransferase, protein MKVVEVKHPLVKHKLGLMRENDISTKRFRELASEVGSLLTYEATADLETEKVTIEGWNGPVQVDQIKGKKITVVPILRAGLGMMEGVLEHVPSARISVVGIYRNEETLEPVPYFQKLVSNIDERMALVVDPMLATGGSMIATIDLLKNAGCHSIKVLVLVAAPEGLAALEKAHPDVELYTASIDQGLNEHGYIIPGLGDAGDKIFGTK, encoded by the coding sequence ATGAAGGTCGTGGAAGTAAAACACCCACTCGTCAAACACAAGCTGGGCCTGATGCGAGAGAACGACATCAGCACCAAACGCTTTCGTGAACTCGCCTCGGAAGTCGGCAGCCTGCTGACGTATGAAGCAACAGCAGACCTGGAAACTGAAAAAGTCACCATCGAAGGCTGGAACGGCCCGGTGCAGGTTGACCAGATCAAAGGCAAGAAAATCACCGTTGTACCAATCCTGCGTGCTGGTCTTGGCATGATGGAAGGCGTGCTGGAGCACGTGCCGAGCGCGCGCATCAGCGTCGTCGGTATCTACCGAAATGAAGAAACCCTGGAGCCAGTACCGTATTTCCAGAAGCTGGTTTCCAATATCGACGAGCGTATGGCGCTGGTGGTTGACCCGATGTTGGCAACCGGTGGTTCGATGATCGCCACTATCGACCTGCTGAAAAATGCCGGCTGCCACAGCATTAAAGTGCTGGTACTGGTTGCCGCGCCCGAAGGTCTGGCGGCGCTGGAAAAAGCGCACCCGGATGTCGAACTCTACACCGCGTCGATTGACCAGGGCCTTAACGAACACGGGTACATCATTCCTGGTCTCGGCGATGCCGGCGACAAAATCTTTGGTACGAAATAA